From one Burkholderia latens genomic stretch:
- a CDS encoding OsmC family protein — MPLIHAAAVLAADAPNYVVQLQAGTHALTGDEAPREGGQGLGPAPFELVLAGLAQCTAATLRMYMQRKTWPAVHIDVRTELHADREGQQYVRRVVTLEGPLDDAQRQRLAEICEKTPVTLFIKRGTPIETTLA, encoded by the coding sequence ATGCCGCTCATCCACGCTGCCGCCGTCCTCGCCGCCGACGCGCCGAACTACGTTGTCCAGCTACAGGCCGGCACGCATGCGCTGACCGGCGACGAAGCGCCGCGCGAAGGCGGCCAGGGGCTCGGTCCGGCGCCGTTCGAGCTCGTGCTTGCCGGCCTCGCGCAGTGCACGGCCGCGACGCTGCGCATGTATATGCAGCGCAAGACGTGGCCGGCCGTGCACATCGACGTGCGTACCGAACTGCATGCCGATCGCGAAGGCCAGCAGTACGTGCGCCGCGTGGTGACGCTCGAGGGCCCGCTCGACGACGCGCAGCGCCAGCGCCTCGCGGAAATTTGCGAGAAGACGCCGGTGACGCTGTTCATCAAGCGCGGCACGCCGATCGAAACGACGCTGGCCTGA
- a CDS encoding LysR family transcriptional regulator — MPADHRLDLNLFRVFDAIYVHGGIGAAARALHLTQPAVTHALNRLRTHFDDPLFVRQGNRIVPTERTRTMIADVQLHLAGLQRAARDPAAFDPAKLDLSIAVGIRDVLESIALPRIVAAFADEAPGLRFVSRRVAVHDIERELASGNLDVAVDRRVPTGPRIATEHLLDDSLVVAMRHDHPLMSGPLRRGDYFAARHIAVSSLGEPQSLDVLLGNDGRFRHIQLVCQHYFAACQIAATGDLLLTLPRTYALRMAAMLPIAVQPLPLRLKPFPLLAYWHETRETDRAHQWVRERVATLVRRSVGASAD; from the coding sequence GTGCCCGCCGATCATCGTCTCGACCTGAACCTGTTCCGCGTGTTCGACGCCATCTACGTGCACGGCGGCATCGGTGCGGCCGCCCGCGCGCTGCACCTGACGCAGCCGGCCGTCACGCATGCACTCAACCGGTTGCGCACGCACTTCGACGATCCGCTGTTCGTGCGCCAGGGCAACCGCATCGTGCCGACCGAACGCACACGCACGATGATCGCCGACGTGCAGCTTCATCTTGCCGGCCTGCAACGCGCCGCGCGCGACCCGGCCGCATTCGATCCGGCGAAACTCGACCTGAGCATCGCGGTCGGCATTCGCGACGTGCTGGAATCGATTGCGCTACCGCGGATCGTCGCTGCGTTCGCGGACGAAGCGCCGGGCCTGCGCTTCGTGAGCCGCCGCGTCGCGGTGCACGACATCGAGCGCGAACTTGCATCGGGCAACCTCGATGTCGCGGTCGATCGCCGCGTGCCGACCGGGCCGCGCATCGCGACCGAGCACCTGCTCGACGATTCGCTCGTCGTCGCGATGCGGCACGATCATCCGCTGATGAGCGGCCCGCTGCGGCGCGGCGACTATTTCGCCGCCCGGCATATCGCGGTGTCGTCGCTCGGCGAACCGCAATCGCTCGACGTGCTGCTCGGCAACGACGGACGGTTCCGTCATATCCAACTTGTCTGCCAGCACTATTTCGCCGCATGCCAGATCGCCGCCACGGGTGACCTGTTGCTGACGCTGCCGCGCACGTATGCATTGCGCATGGCCGCGATGCTGCCGATCGCGGTGCAACCGCTGCCGCTGCGGCTCAAGCCTTTTCCGCTGCTCGCGTACTGGCACGAAACACGCGAAACCGACCGCGCACACCAGTGGGTGCGCGAACGCGTCGCCACCCTCGTGCGCCGCAGTGTCGGCGCCAGCGCCGACTGA
- a CDS encoding ABC transporter ATP-binding protein has translation MTRKTTHLGGHAFQAVFGFTFRYWRKQPVRIAAIAALALLGALADVLTPLFAGRLVDALSSGSTDRAAAWHAAVTAFGALAALGIGATLLRQGVYLNIITLTLKMMSEIAAASFHRVQRFSTDWHANSFAGSTVRKITRGIWALDLLNDTVLIALLPSVTMLVGATVLLGSHWPVMGVVVGAGSLLYISVTVAVSLGIVAPAARLGNMWDTRMGGALADAVSCNAVVKAFGAEAREEARLARVIGKWRQRTRRTWVRGTFNGGLQGAMLVAMQAAMIGVALRLWANDEASVGDIAFSLTMFFMLQGYLRDVGMHIRNLQRSVNDMEELVALERQPLGIDDRPGAPAIRIERGEIRFEHVTFRYGNHPVPLYDDFSMRIAPGERVGLVGHSGSGKTTFIKLIQRLYDVSGGRITIDGQDIAQVRQDSLRSQIAIVQQEPVLFHRTLAENIAYARPGASRAEIERAARLASAHDFIAALPDGYDTLVGERGIKLSGGERQRVAIARAFLADAPILILDEATSSLDSESEVLIQQAMERLMVGRTTLVVAHRLSTVRSLDRLLVLDRGKVIEEGNHDALIRLDGGVYRRLFERQALELAKGLLDSPRRGAGDQAGPRGEPARA, from the coding sequence ATGACCAGAAAAACCACCCATCTGGGCGGCCACGCTTTCCAGGCCGTCTTCGGCTTTACGTTCCGCTACTGGCGCAAGCAGCCGGTGCGCATCGCGGCGATCGCGGCACTGGCGCTGCTCGGCGCGCTCGCCGACGTGCTCACGCCGCTGTTCGCCGGGCGCCTCGTCGATGCGCTGTCATCCGGCTCGACCGACCGCGCCGCCGCGTGGCACGCGGCCGTGACCGCGTTCGGCGCGCTGGCCGCGCTCGGCATCGGCGCGACGCTGCTGCGGCAGGGCGTCTATCTGAACATCATCACGCTCACGCTGAAAATGATGAGCGAGATCGCCGCCGCATCGTTCCATCGCGTGCAGCGCTTTTCGACCGACTGGCACGCGAACAGCTTCGCGGGCTCGACCGTGCGCAAGATCACGCGCGGCATCTGGGCGCTCGACCTGCTGAACGACACCGTGCTGATCGCGCTGCTGCCGTCGGTCACGATGCTCGTCGGCGCGACCGTGCTGCTCGGCTCGCACTGGCCGGTGATGGGCGTCGTCGTCGGCGCGGGCTCGCTGCTGTACATCTCGGTGACGGTCGCCGTGTCGCTCGGCATCGTCGCGCCGGCCGCGCGGCTCGGCAACATGTGGGACACGCGAATGGGCGGTGCGCTCGCCGATGCGGTCAGCTGCAACGCCGTCGTCAAGGCATTCGGCGCGGAAGCGCGCGAGGAAGCGCGGCTGGCGCGCGTGATCGGCAAGTGGCGTCAGCGCACGCGCCGCACGTGGGTGCGCGGCACGTTCAACGGCGGCCTGCAGGGCGCGATGCTCGTCGCGATGCAGGCGGCGATGATCGGCGTCGCGCTGCGGCTCTGGGCGAACGACGAAGCGAGCGTCGGCGACATCGCATTCTCGCTGACGATGTTCTTCATGCTGCAGGGCTACCTGCGCGACGTCGGCATGCACATCCGCAACCTGCAGCGCTCGGTCAACGACATGGAAGAACTCGTCGCGCTCGAGCGCCAGCCGCTCGGCATCGACGATCGCCCCGGCGCGCCCGCGATCCGGATCGAGCGCGGCGAGATCCGCTTCGAGCACGTGACGTTCCGCTACGGCAACCATCCGGTGCCGCTGTACGACGACTTCTCGATGCGCATCGCGCCCGGCGAACGCGTCGGCCTCGTCGGTCATTCCGGGTCGGGCAAGACGACGTTCATCAAGCTGATCCAGCGCCTGTACGACGTGTCGGGCGGCCGCATCACGATCGACGGCCAGGACATCGCGCAGGTGCGGCAGGATTCGTTGCGCAGCCAGATCGCGATCGTCCAGCAGGAGCCCGTGCTGTTCCACCGCACGCTCGCGGAGAACATCGCGTATGCACGCCCCGGCGCGAGCCGTGCGGAGATCGAGCGCGCCGCGCGGCTCGCAAGCGCGCACGACTTCATCGCGGCGCTGCCGGACGGTTACGACACGCTCGTCGGCGAACGCGGGATCAAGCTGTCGGGCGGCGAACGCCAGCGCGTCGCGATCGCGCGCGCGTTCCTCGCGGATGCGCCGATCCTGATCCTCGACGAAGCGACGTCGAGCCTCGACAGCGAAAGCGAGGTGCTGATCCAGCAGGCGATGGAGCGGTTGATGGTGGGCCGCACGACGCTCGTGGTTGCGCACCGGCTGTCGACGGTGCGCTCGCTCGACCGCCTGCTCGTGCTCGACCGCGGCAAAGTGATCGAGGAAGGCAACCACGACGCGTTGATCCGGCTCGACGGCGGGGTCTACCGCCGGCTGTTCGAGCGGCAGGCGCTGGAACTCGCGAAGGGCTTGCTCGATTCGCCGCGGCGCGGCGCCGGCGACCAGGCCGGGCCGCGCGGAGAGCCGGCGCGGGCGTAA
- a CDS encoding Dyp-type peroxidase: MSDVQQGILAPIDTAARYLTFTISNNGNVAAALKALRELVDGRGAVAGFGHALAAHLGRPVPGLTEYPAFAVNDRTLPRTPADVWVWLRGDDRGDLVLRSRAIERALAPAFALQDVVDGFRYSNDRDLSGYEDGTENPTGDDALAAAIVAGQGAGLDGSSFVAVQQWLHDFDQMERIASGDMDHIIGRRRSDNEELDDAPEFAHVKRTAQESFEPEAFMLRRSSPWADARRAGLYFVAFGASFRAFDVQMRRMSGADDGIVDGLFRFTRPLTGAYFWCPPVKDGKLDLSALGL; the protein is encoded by the coding sequence ATGAGCGACGTTCAGCAAGGCATCCTGGCTCCGATCGACACGGCGGCCCGATACCTGACTTTCACGATTTCGAACAACGGCAATGTCGCCGCGGCGCTGAAGGCGTTGCGCGAACTCGTCGACGGGCGCGGCGCGGTCGCGGGTTTCGGACACGCACTGGCCGCTCACCTCGGGCGCCCGGTGCCGGGCCTCACCGAATATCCGGCATTCGCGGTGAACGACCGCACGCTGCCGCGCACGCCGGCCGACGTGTGGGTGTGGCTGCGCGGCGACGATCGCGGCGATCTCGTGCTGCGATCGCGCGCAATCGAGCGCGCACTCGCGCCCGCATTCGCGCTGCAGGACGTGGTCGACGGCTTCCGCTACTCGAACGATCGCGACCTGTCCGGCTACGAGGACGGCACCGAAAACCCGACCGGCGACGACGCGCTGGCCGCCGCGATCGTCGCCGGACAGGGCGCGGGACTCGACGGTTCGAGCTTCGTCGCGGTCCAGCAGTGGCTGCACGATTTCGACCAGATGGAGCGCATCGCTTCCGGCGACATGGATCACATCATCGGCCGCCGCCGCTCGGACAATGAGGAACTCGACGATGCGCCCGAGTTTGCGCACGTGAAGCGCACCGCGCAGGAAAGCTTCGAGCCGGAAGCGTTCATGCTGCGCCGTTCGTCGCCGTGGGCCGATGCGCGCCGCGCCGGGCTTTATTTCGTCGCGTTCGGCGCGTCGTTCCGCGCGTTCGACGTGCAGATGCGCCGGATGAGCGGCGCCGACGACGGCATCGTCGACGGCCTGTTCCGCTTCACGCGGCCGCTGACCGGCGCGTATTTCTGGTGCCCGCCGGTGAAGGACGGCAAGCTGGATCTGTCCGCGCTCGGACTGTAA
- a CDS encoding undecaprenyl-phosphate glucose phosphotransferase translates to MSKTSHFEYRSVGPGVNGVVARTVDLMLIVFGAALAAHFRFDAVANARLDASVVAFSSAFSLMLFPTFGVYQSWRGRSLFRLAGQLALAWLIAQGGALVVTFTLHKSESVSRLWFAYWTGMTGAALITVRLVVHTMLRRLRHAGMNLRSVAVVGRGEYCRRVIGTIERSPASGFRAAAVFDVDSVARGAVAGIPAFEDEAAFIAYVRQQGMRELWLALPLSEERTILRFVSEFRDELVNIRFMPDVSALSLFDSALTDVLGVPAINLAASPLPPHALLSKEIFDRCFAALALVALLPLMLIIAIAVKATSRGPVFFRQRRKGADGRVFSIYKFRTMRLHTEQPGVVRQATRHDARITRVGRFLRRTSLDELPQFINVLQGDMSVVGPRPHALEHDELYRKVVDRYIQRYRIKPGITGWAQVNGYRGETDRIEKMQGRVEHDLYYLQNWSFGLDMRIVGATILKGFVGGNAY, encoded by the coding sequence ATGAGCAAGACGTCACATTTCGAATACAGGTCGGTCGGACCCGGTGTCAACGGGGTCGTCGCCCGCACGGTCGATCTGATGCTGATCGTATTCGGTGCGGCGCTGGCAGCGCATTTCCGGTTTGACGCGGTCGCGAATGCCCGGCTCGACGCGTCGGTCGTTGCGTTCTCGAGCGCCTTTTCGTTGATGTTGTTTCCGACGTTCGGCGTGTACCAGTCGTGGCGAGGGCGCTCGCTGTTCCGGTTGGCGGGGCAACTGGCGCTGGCGTGGCTGATCGCGCAGGGCGGCGCGCTGGTGGTGACGTTTACGCTTCACAAGTCGGAGTCCGTGTCGCGGTTGTGGTTTGCGTACTGGACCGGCATGACCGGCGCGGCGCTGATCACTGTGAGGCTCGTCGTGCACACGATGTTGCGCCGGCTGCGGCATGCGGGGATGAACCTGCGATCGGTTGCGGTCGTCGGGCGCGGCGAGTATTGCCGTCGCGTAATCGGCACGATCGAGCGGTCGCCCGCGAGCGGGTTTCGCGCCGCTGCGGTGTTCGATGTGGATTCCGTCGCGCGCGGCGCGGTGGCGGGTATTCCGGCGTTCGAGGACGAAGCGGCATTCATCGCGTATGTGCGCCAGCAGGGCATGCGCGAACTGTGGCTCGCGCTGCCGCTGTCGGAGGAACGCACGATTCTGCGCTTCGTATCCGAATTCCGCGACGAGCTCGTGAATATCCGCTTCATGCCGGACGTCAGCGCGTTGTCGCTGTTCGACAGCGCGCTGACGGACGTGCTGGGCGTACCGGCGATCAATCTTGCCGCATCGCCGCTGCCGCCGCATGCGCTGCTCAGCAAGGAGATTTTCGATCGATGCTTCGCGGCACTCGCGCTCGTGGCGCTGCTGCCGTTGATGCTGATCATCGCGATCGCCGTCAAGGCGACATCGCGCGGGCCGGTGTTTTTCAGGCAGCGCCGCAAGGGCGCGGACGGGCGCGTGTTCAGCATCTACAAATTTCGCACGATGCGGCTGCACACGGAGCAGCCGGGCGTCGTCAGGCAGGCGACCCGCCACGATGCGCGGATCACGCGAGTGGGGCGATTCCTGCGCCGCACGAGTCTCGACGAGTTGCCGCAGTTCATCAACGTGCTGCAAGGCGACATGTCGGTCGTCGGCCCGCGCCCGCACGCGCTGGAGCATGACGAGTTGTACCGCAAGGTCGTCGATCGCTACATCCAGCGCTACCGGATCAAGCCGGGCATTACCGGCTGGGCGCAGGTCAACGGCTATCGAGGGGAAACCGATCGGATCGAGAAGATGCAGGGGCGGGTCGAGCACGATCTCTATTACCTGCAGAACTGGTCGTTCGGGCTGGATATGCGGATTGTGGGCGCGACGATTCTGAAGGGGTTTGTGGGGGGCAATGCGTATTGA
- a CDS encoding helix-turn-helix domain-containing protein, translated as MSERNFLRRFKKEVGATPTEFILSIRLERARHMLIHTTLPADKIARRTGLGNGERLAKLFRQHIALSPTEFRVIERQRIAKAGIEPSCPATPSRAHDTRSCEPTSGRSIAHVRYCRGATIRSKRDDAAGPEIACVTPHVTRRVT; from the coding sequence ATGAGCGAGCGCAACTTTCTGCGACGCTTCAAGAAGGAAGTCGGCGCGACGCCGACGGAATTCATCTTGAGCATTCGTCTGGAGCGCGCACGCCACATGCTGATCCACACCACGTTGCCCGCGGACAAGATTGCACGGCGCACCGGCCTCGGCAACGGCGAGCGTCTTGCGAAGCTGTTCCGGCAACACATTGCGCTGTCGCCCACCGAATTTCGTGTCATCGAGCGGCAGCGGATCGCGAAGGCGGGCATCGAGCCGTCTTGCCCGGCGACGCCAAGCCGCGCGCACGACACACGCTCGTGCGAGCCCACGAGCGGACGATCGATCGCTCACGTGCGGTATTGCAGAGGCGCGACGATTCGATCGAAACGCGATGACGCGGCGGGGCCCGAAATCGCGTGCGTTACGCCGCACGTTACGCGGCGCGTAACGTAA
- a CDS encoding polysaccharide biosynthesis/export family protein — MTGPATLAVSGGDGAPAESMQIPIEEINATLIRQLRAAASADDGERLRSLVGKAQPYTLGAGDVLQITVWDHPELTQAQGAPQQTNGRPFDPPQGFVVDNGGNVQVPYAGNVQVAGLTVDGARKAITTAMARYFVTPKVMVRVASFRAKQIYVDGEVRTPGNVPINDIPMTLFEAVNRAGGFAPTADQSRLVLVRDGVSYPLDLPGMLARNVNPASIPLRDGDLLRVVPREDNGVYVMGEVSKPVTALPLRTGKLTLSDALSQAGSLNSTSADAAQLYVIRGAQGETPQVYHLDARSPVSMVLANQFELRPKDVVYVDGNGLVRFSRVLSLLLPAINAGLTAAIVSK; from the coding sequence ATGACCGGACCGGCCACGCTCGCGGTATCCGGCGGGGACGGAGCGCCGGCTGAGTCGATGCAGATTCCGATCGAGGAAATCAACGCGACACTGATTCGCCAACTCCGCGCGGCGGCCAGCGCCGACGACGGCGAGCGTTTGAGATCGCTCGTCGGCAAGGCTCAACCCTATACCCTCGGCGCAGGCGATGTCCTTCAGATCACGGTCTGGGATCATCCGGAATTGACGCAGGCGCAGGGCGCGCCGCAGCAGACCAACGGACGCCCGTTCGATCCGCCTCAGGGTTTCGTCGTCGACAACGGCGGCAACGTGCAGGTGCCGTATGCGGGGAACGTGCAGGTCGCGGGTCTCACGGTCGACGGCGCACGCAAGGCGATCACGACGGCGATGGCGCGTTACTTCGTCACGCCGAAGGTCATGGTCAGGGTCGCGTCGTTCAGGGCGAAGCAAATCTACGTCGACGGCGAAGTCCGTACGCCTGGCAATGTTCCGATCAACGACATTCCGATGACGCTGTTCGAGGCGGTCAATCGCGCGGGCGGGTTCGCCCCCACGGCCGATCAGAGTCGTTTGGTTCTCGTGCGCGACGGGGTGTCGTATCCGCTCGACCTCCCGGGCATGCTCGCACGCAACGTGAATCCTGCGTCGATTCCGCTCCGCGATGGCGATTTGCTACGAGTCGTGCCGCGCGAAGACAACGGTGTGTACGTGATGGGCGAAGTGAGCAAGCCGGTGACGGCGTTGCCGCTGCGAACCGGCAAGCTGACTTTGAGCGACGCACTGTCGCAGGCCGGCAGCCTCAACAGCACGAGCGCCGACGCCGCGCAACTCTACGTGATCCGCGGCGCGCAGGGCGAGACGCCGCAGGTCTATCACCTGGATGCGCGTTCGCCGGTATCGATGGTGCTGGCGAACCAGTTCGAGTTGCGGCCGAAAGACGTGGTTTATGTCGACGGGAACGGGCTCGTCCGATTCAGCCGGGTTCTGAGCTTGCTGCTGCCCGCCATCAACGCAGGCCTTACCGCGGCAATCGTCTCGAAATGA
- a CDS encoding low molecular weight protein-tyrosine-phosphatase yields the protein MIRHLLIVCHGNVCRSPMAQGLFQRLLPGVSVSSAGLQARNGMAIDPVAAALLKSREIDMSAHRARRLDERMCSAADLILVMELEQRKAIERFHPASRGRIYRIAEAFPSDVADPYRRSQRSYDYALTLIEHGVNDWVERIGNLIERDR from the coding sequence ATGATTCGGCATTTGCTCATCGTTTGCCATGGCAACGTGTGTCGCAGCCCGATGGCGCAGGGCTTGTTCCAGCGCCTGCTGCCCGGGGTGTCGGTTTCGTCGGCAGGCCTGCAGGCCAGGAACGGCATGGCGATCGATCCGGTTGCAGCCGCGCTGCTGAAGTCGCGTGAAATCGACATGTCGGCGCATCGTGCGAGACGTCTCGACGAACGCATGTGCAGCGCGGCGGACCTGATTCTCGTGATGGAGCTCGAGCAACGCAAGGCGATCGAGCGATTCCACCCCGCATCGCGAGGGCGCATCTATCGCATTGCCGAAGCCTTTCCCTCCGATGTGGCCGATCCGTACCGGCGGTCACAACGCAGCTACGACTATGCGCTGACGCTGATCGAACACGGCGTCAACGACTGGGTCGAGCGCATCGGCAACCTGATCGAACGAGACCGTTGA
- a CDS encoding polysaccharide biosynthesis tyrosine autokinase, which produces MNSMKAPSHFPRDADEVDIRGIADMMIKNVRIIGIVACVFVLFGGLYALVAKPVYSVDIVVQVESNGADMMGGAAGSLVGGLSSLFDVKSTDDGEMEILRSRLVTEPVVVDQRLAIEATPNHFPIIGAVIARFNKKLSTPGLFGMGGFVWGGERISVSTFEVPRDFLEDRFFVTFLGDGRFRLSGSDLDAEATGRIGVPLHVGTPAGDVTLTVAAIEARPGAQFVVKAFSKQKMLTKLQKALTITEKGKDQSGVIGVTYENDDPVLGAGVLNEIADNYVRQNADRKAATAEKSLRFLTEQVPDVEKQLRAVEDRLNAYQTKHEVIDLSEQAKAMLNQSVTAQTSLFELEQKRKALASVYTPEHPQLASLDQQIAAAKANVGTFNDAIQRLPDAQQNIVRLRRDVTVQTEIYVGLLNSIQQLRLATASKIGNVRVIDHAIVPDQPVWPKPLLVVALAAVIGLVVGACVAIARAVLFGGVTDPSEIERDADLNVIATIPLSPVQRQLTRVGTGASQDAAILALARPHEPAVEALRSLCTALQFLLLDRPKNNVVLVTGPAAGIGKSFISANVAALLGQSNKRVLLIDGDLRRGRLAKDFGTRSAPGLSSVLRGEAVLDQAIVRGVSPHVDFLPTGPRVGQPVELFASNDLAVVVSEVSHRYDIVLLDAPPLLPVTDATVFARYAGTILLAARSGMTTQGEILESVKRIERVGATVTGVVFNGFRPGLRSAQYGNYGAYAYEGAEAETRVERM; this is translated from the coding sequence ATGAACTCTATGAAAGCACCCTCCCATTTCCCGCGAGACGCGGACGAAGTCGACATTCGCGGCATCGCCGACATGATGATCAAGAACGTCAGGATCATCGGCATCGTCGCGTGCGTGTTCGTGCTGTTCGGTGGCCTGTATGCGCTCGTCGCGAAGCCCGTCTACAGCGTCGACATCGTCGTGCAGGTCGAGAGCAACGGCGCGGACATGATGGGCGGCGCGGCAGGTAGTCTCGTCGGTGGTCTCAGCTCGCTATTCGACGTGAAGTCGACGGATGACGGCGAAATGGAAATCCTGAGATCCAGGCTCGTGACCGAGCCTGTCGTCGTCGATCAGCGCCTGGCCATCGAAGCGACGCCGAATCATTTCCCGATCATCGGAGCGGTGATTGCACGCTTCAACAAGAAGCTTTCCACGCCGGGACTGTTCGGGATGGGCGGGTTCGTATGGGGTGGCGAACGCATTTCGGTGTCGACATTCGAGGTGCCGCGGGATTTCCTCGAGGACCGGTTTTTCGTGACCTTCCTTGGCGACGGGCGCTTTCGTCTTTCGGGGAGCGACCTGGACGCCGAAGCAACAGGCCGGATCGGCGTGCCGCTGCATGTCGGCACGCCGGCCGGCGACGTGACGCTGACGGTCGCGGCGATCGAAGCGCGCCCGGGTGCTCAATTCGTCGTCAAGGCATTCTCGAAACAGAAGATGCTGACGAAACTGCAGAAGGCGTTGACCATCACCGAAAAGGGCAAGGACCAGTCCGGCGTCATCGGCGTCACATATGAGAACGACGACCCCGTTCTGGGCGCCGGCGTGCTCAACGAAATCGCCGACAACTACGTCCGCCAGAATGCCGACCGGAAGGCAGCGACAGCCGAGAAATCGTTGAGATTCCTGACCGAGCAGGTACCGGACGTCGAGAAGCAATTGCGCGCGGTCGAGGATCGCTTGAACGCTTACCAGACGAAGCACGAAGTAATCGATCTGAGCGAGCAGGCGAAAGCGATGCTCAATCAGTCGGTCACGGCGCAGACGTCGTTGTTCGAACTGGAGCAGAAGCGCAAAGCGTTGGCGTCGGTCTACACCCCGGAGCACCCTCAACTCGCGTCGCTCGATCAGCAGATTGCCGCGGCCAAGGCCAACGTGGGCACGTTCAATGACGCAATCCAGCGGCTGCCCGATGCGCAACAGAACATCGTCCGGTTGCGACGGGACGTTACCGTGCAAACGGAGATCTATGTCGGGCTGCTGAACAGCATTCAACAGTTGCGGCTCGCGACGGCGAGCAAGATCGGCAACGTGCGCGTGATCGACCACGCGATCGTTCCGGATCAGCCGGTGTGGCCGAAGCCGCTGCTCGTGGTCGCACTGGCCGCCGTGATAGGCCTGGTAGTTGGAGCGTGCGTCGCGATCGCGCGGGCAGTGCTGTTCGGCGGCGTGACCGATCCGTCGGAGATCGAGCGTGACGCCGACCTGAACGTGATTGCGACCATTCCTCTCAGCCCCGTTCAGCGCCAGCTTACGCGGGTCGGGACGGGTGCGAGCCAGGACGCGGCGATTCTGGCGCTGGCCCGGCCGCACGAGCCGGCGGTCGAGGCGTTGCGAAGCCTGTGCACTGCGTTGCAGTTCCTGCTGCTCGATCGGCCAAAAAACAACGTGGTTCTCGTCACGGGGCCGGCTGCCGGCATCGGAAAGTCCTTCATATCGGCAAACGTCGCGGCGCTCCTCGGTCAATCGAACAAGCGTGTGCTGCTGATCGATGGCGATCTGCGGCGCGGGCGCCTGGCCAAGGATTTCGGGACTCGGTCCGCGCCCGGATTGTCGAGCGTCCTGCGCGGCGAAGCAGTACTCGATCAGGCGATCGTGCGCGGCGTGTCGCCACACGTCGATTTCCTGCCGACGGGCCCGCGCGTAGGGCAGCCGGTTGAACTCTTCGCATCCAACGACCTTGCCGTGGTGGTCTCCGAAGTCTCACATCGCTACGACATCGTTCTGCTCGATGCGCCGCCGCTGCTCCCGGTCACCGACGCGACGGTGTTTGCGCGGTACGCGGGCACGATCCTGCTCGCAGCCCGTTCCGGCATGACCACCCAGGGCGAGATCCTGGAGTCGGTGAAGCGGATCGAGCGCGTCGGCGCGACGGTAACGGGCGTGGTGTTCAACGGTTTCCGGCCGGGGCTGCGCTCCGCGCAATACGGCAACTACGGTGCGTATGCGTACGAAGGCGCCGAGGCGGAAACGCGTGTCGAGCGGATGTGA